The Streptomyces sp. NBC_00569 genomic sequence GCGACCGTGGCTGCCGGCATTCACAGCGATGTCGGTCAGGACCGACGGTTGCGTGCCACAACCGCGCCAGATCGTGCGGAGAGCCACGGGACTCGCAGCCACCATCAGGGTCAATCTGCGCCAATGAGAGGCGCTTTGGACAATCGCCACGCGGGATGTCTGCGCAGGTGTCGGCGACGCTTGAATAGTGAGCCGGTTCCGGCGGGCGAAAGTTGACCCCCACTGCGTCAGTTGATGTTGGTCATTCCCCGGTGTTGGCGGCGGGAACCCGTCCGAGGTCGCGGCCGCGCATGCGGTAGCTGTCGCCCTTCAGCGAGATGACCTCGGCATGGTGGACGAGGCGGTCGATCATTGCGGCGGCGACGGTGTCGTCGCCGAAGACCTCGCCCCATCGCCCGAAGGGTCTGCTGCTGGTCACGATCACCGAGGCGCGTTCGTAGCGGCCCGAGATGAACTGGAAGAACAGGTTCGCGGCCTCGGGCTCGAAGGGGATGTAACCGACCTCGTCGACCACGATCAGCGGGATCCGTCCCAGCCGGGTCAACTCATCACTCAGACGCCCGGCTTGATGGGACTCGGCGAGGCGGGTGACCCACTGGGCGGAGGTGCCGAAGGCGACCCGGTGGCCGGCCTGACAGGGCCCGGATGCCGAGCCCGGTGGCAAGGTGGGTCTTGCCGGTGCCGGGCGGCCCAAGGAAGATCACGTTCTCCTTTCCGACGACGAAGTCCAGCGTCCCCAGGTGGGCGATTACCTCGCGTTTCACGGACCGCTGGTGGTCGAAGTCGAAGTCCTCGAGCGACTTGCGGGAGGGGAAACGAGCCGCGCGGATGCGTCCCTCGGCGCCATGCGAGTCGCGGGCGGCGACCTCCCTCTGCAGGCAAGCGGCCAGATACTCCTCGTGGCTCCAGCCTTCGCCGCGTGCCCGCTCGGCGAGCCGGGCGGCAGCGTCCCGCAGGGCCGGCGCCTTCAACGCCTCCGTCAGATAGATCAGTTCGGAGCCGATATCACGGCTGGTCCTGTCCTGGTTCGTGCCGTTCTTCGTGCTCATCACGCTGCCCCTTCACCCGTGCTCAGCCCGCCGTCGATGACGCCCAAGATCCGGTCCGCAGCTGGGCTCGTCACCAGACGATCACCGACCCGGACCACGCGGCCGCTGCCGCAGTCGCGTCATTGCGGCTGCCCCGGGACCACTACGTTCGCCTGGACACCTGCGACTACTCGGTGCACCCGCTGGCCGTCGGCCGCCGCATCGAGTTCGCCGCCGACCTGGACCAGGTCCTGGTCACCTGCGACGGCGTCGAGGTCGCATGCCATGCCCCTTCCACCAGCCTGGCGGGGCGATCGGCGGTAGGGCCAGCATCCGGGAGCGGTCCGCTTCCAGCCGGTCCGCCGGGCGGGCCTGCAAAGTGCGGTGGATGCGCCGGTTGGCCTTGGTCAGCCAGTCGGCGAGCTGGATGTTGAAGTCCGCGGGCGAGGCGAACACCCGGCCAGGCAGGAACGAGGTCTCGAGATAGCCGTTGGCCCGCTCGACCAGGCCTTTGGACTCAGGATCCCGTGGCTTGCAGAGCAGGAACTTGATTCCCAGCAACCCGGTGAACGCAGCTAAATCATCGGTCAGTTGAGGACCGCCGGACCGCCAGGAGCCGACGGCTCCCTCGTTGTCCCAGACCAGCACCCTGGGGACGGCGCCCAGCTCGATCAGCAGCCGCCAGTGCCCGGCGGTCAGATCGGCCGCAGACCTGGAGGGCAGCATCCGGGCGGTGATCCACCGCGAGTAGCCGGCGACCATGACCAGCACCGGCGGCCGCCCGACCTGTCCGAAGCCGAGCGGGATGTCGGCCGGCGGAAACCACAGGTTGCACTGGCCAATCTCACCCGGTTCATAGACCGTCCGTGACGCCGGATCCGCAGGCCGGTAAGCCGAGCAGCCTCGGCTGCGGCACGGACCAGTCTCACAGCCGCTGCTGGGCGACACCGTTCACCGAGAGGTCCGCGTCTCGCGTTGGCAGTGGCGTCTGCGGTTCTTCTTCTCCAGGAGCTTGCTGTGGCTCGTCCTGTGTGTCTCTGGCTCGGGCTCCATCTGTCAGGAAGGGCACCTCGCTGTGTGAAAGGAGCCGTACCAGTTCGCTGTCGAGACCGGCCTGGAGTGGAGTTCCGTCCTTGCCGAACGAGTCGATCTCTCCGCCGAACAGGGGTGCCTTGGTGGCCTCATGGGTCACCTTCACTCCGAGGATGCCGCTGTGGTCGTAGCGGAACTGTACGAGGACGGCGTTGCGTTCCGGGTCGCGTTCCGGCTTGGGGAGCCGGACTTCCAGCTGGGCTAGAGGGAAGGCGCGATCGCTGTCTGCTGGATAGCCTGCCTCTCCTTCGATGATCTCCACGTTGACTGAGACGGCATCCGGTCGTGAGGGGGTGAAGCGCCGCTCGCCCCGCGCGACGAGTGTGCGGTTGCGGCGGATGATGGGCTGGAAGCCCTTGCGGGGAGCGGCGTCGAAGGCGGTACCCAGGTCGTAGTTGGTGACGAGGCTGAAGCGGTTGCGCTGGTCGGGGTCGTCGAGTGCTGCCGAGTAGATGGCTGCGCCTCGTGCGACTGCCGTCATGGGGTGGCATAGCTCGGCAGGGATGATCCGGTCGGCTCCCAGGATGCGGCCGACTGCCTGCCGGGCTTCTGGGATCTGCGACGTGCCGCCGATCATGAGTACGGTGTCGATGCCGTCTGGTGCGATGCCGGTGTCGTCGAGGCACTGTTCCAGGGGTTCCATGGCGCGTTCGATCAGTGGTGAGACGGCGGCGAGGTATTCCTCCCGCAGGATGGTCAGCGTCGTGCCGAGGTTCGGCAGGTCGAAGGGGACTTCGGCCGCGTCGGTGCGCGAGAGAGCGATTTTGGTCAGCTCCGCGTCGCGGCGCCAGCGGTTGCGTTCCCCGGCGCTGAGCTGCTCGGGTACTTGTCCCAGCTTCTTCAGGACGATCCTGGCGAGGGCTTCGTCGAATTCCAGACCGCCGAGTGCTGCGATGCCTCGTGAGGAGAGTTCTTCGAAATACTTGCCGTCGTAGTCCAGGACCGTGACGTCGATGGTGCCACCGCCCCAGTCGAAGATGAGGAAGCGGCCGGGGATGTCGATGTCGTTGGCGTATGAGACTGCTGCGGCTGTGGGCTCGTTGAGGAGGGCTTTGACTTTGATTCCGGCCAGTCGTGCGGCCGCGCGTGTCCTGTACCGGGCGCCACCGGTTGCGTTGGCCGGGACGGTGACGACGGCTTCGGAGAGGTCGAGGAATCTGCGCTGTGCGGCTGTTTTCATCTGTGCAAAGAGCGAAGCGGCTGCAGCGGTGCTGCGGAATGGTTCACCGCCGAGCCAGACATGGTGCTCTTCGAGGAGTGTTCCTGCCGGGTCTGCCTGCTCCAGGCCGGCGGAGCGGGTGCCGAGCATGCGCTTGACTGCGTCTACGGGTTCGGCTGTCGCTGTCTTGGCTGCCCAGCCGAAGCAGAGGGTGCGCTGCAGGTCGCGGACAGCAAGCACTGAGGGGAAAAGCTGCTCGAACTCCGGTTGGCGCCATTGTGCGGGAACGGTTTCGCTGTCTACCGGCACGGTTTCAGTGTTCGTGCCGTCAGAGCGGGCGACGACCGAGTTGCTGGTGCCGAAATCGATGCCGAATGTCAACTGGTCTCCCCTGGTGCCTCATTGTGAGTGTCTGACGGCTTGTCCTGCGGTTGCTGTGTGAGGCGTCGTGGCATGGTGACGCCGCCGATAGAGCCGGGCGCCGGCCGGGCGGTGCGGCGAGGTGTCATGCGGTTGCCGGGGGATGCGGTCCGTGGCCGTGGCTGCCGTGTTGTTTCTGGTGGTTCCTGCTGGTGGCGGGTGGCTGCGGGCAGCTGCGCGCCGGCAGGGCTCGTGTCAGCGTCGGGGAGGCAACTTGTCTGGCTCAGCGAATCCGGCGGCTCAGGGGATGTCGCTTCGTGCGGCGCTTCGGGGCCGTGCGCGTCCCTGGGGGTCTTCTTGGCCGGCGCGGCTGTTTCCTCTGGGGTTTGGTCCTGGGCCTGCGGAACGCCCGTCGGGGTCAGGGGGGCTTGGGTACCGGCTGAGGCAGCGCTGGGAAGCGGTTCATCGAGGCGCTTGGCCGGGTCCTGGTGCGGGGCAGCTGTCTGTGCTTGTCCGGGTGCTGGTGCCGCGGTTTCTGCGGGAGTTGGTTCTTTCTCTCTGTGGCGGTCCTTGTGCTTGCGTGAGGCGGAGCCGTGGAGTTTGCCAGCGGGCGCAGCGGACTGTTCACCGGTTGGTGAGCGGATCCATCCGCGCTCGATCGTCCGCCCGGTCTCGGCATCAACGTAGGCAGGACTGACGAGTTCGTACACGTCGCTGTCCTGGGTGAGGTGATCGGGTGGGCTGCTCCCGCCTGCCAGGTTGAATGGCGACAAGTCCGAGAGGTCTGAGATCCGCTGGAGTCCCGCGAGGGCCAGCTCCCTGTCGATGCGCCTCTGCAGCGGTTTGAGTCCGCTGGCTTGTGCTGCGGCGCGGTCGATCACCGCTAGCTGGGCCAGGTGGCGGTCCCGGGACCCCATGCCTTCGACCACGCCTGATCGCACTGCATCCGCGATCTGCTGGCCGGCGGCTCGGACAGCGTTCGCGATCGCCTCAGGCCTGTCGTCTGCGGCGTCCAGGGTGTTGTGGAGGGAGTGCATGCCCGCGGTGATCGCGGGTTGCACTGCGGCCAGGACTGACGTCAGGAGAGCAGCGGCGTCGAAGGTACCTTGCTGGAAGCGGGGATGACCTTCCCCGATGGTGATGACGATCTGCGGCTGCGGTGTCTGGGGAGCGCCAGCGTCCGAGGCGGGTGTATCTGCTGTGTGCTCAAGTGGATGAGGGAGCGCTTGTTCCGGCGGTCTATGCGGGGCGCTGCGAGGCTTCCTGCCTTTCCGGTCCGGCCGGTCTGCATGGCCCTTGGAATCGGAAGTCCCGCTGCGATGGGGCTCTTTCTTCACTCGTTGCCGCTCTCTGAAACGGGGGTCGGGCAGGCCTCAGCTGTAGCTGGGAGTCCTGCATTCTGGCAGGCGGCGCGGATGATCGTCCGGGCTGCCTGATCGCGGGCGTAGTCCTGCTCTTGCTGTGTCGGTGGGGCGGAGCGGCGCGGCATCTGCGGTGTGCCTGCTCTGACCGGGGCTGCTTCGGCAAGAGGGGCGGCCCACTTTGAAGGCATCAGGGGCAGCACGAAAGGTTCGATGGGGGCGCGGCCGCGCTCGCGTGCCTGGATGGCGTCTTTTGCCTGGTTGACTGCGGCCTCGCCGTCCTCGTCGAGAGCTCTGCGAAGAGCGCGCCATTTGTCTTTCCACACCTGATTGGGGGCGCCGTCGGGTGCGTCCAGGACCAGGTAGGGGTTGAGGACGTGGTCATCCTCACGGTGGCGCTGCAGTTGGCGCAGTACCCCGCGGTTGTGCTCGAGATTGGCGCGCCCTGTTCCCGGCAGCTGGTCTTCGCGCGGGCCCTGTCCTGGCGCCGTCGGGCTGATCAGTTCGAGCGCTTTGTCATACGTTTCGTCCCCGGAGCCGTTGAGTACGAGCAGGTAGGCAAGAATGTTCTTGGCCTCCCAGCTGCCGGGAGTCCAGATCTCACGCAGGGCGTTTGCGTCGTTCTGGGCATGCTTGAGGAGCGAGTCGGCCCGCTTGTAGTCTTTGCTCAGCTGCATCCGGTGCGCGGCGCGGAGGGCTCGGTGCATGCGCCGCACGACGTACCAGCTGCCGAATGCCTTGTCGCGGCGAAGGTGTATCTGTGCCTGGGGGGCGAGTCTTTCCAGTGCGGGCCAGAGCCATTTCTGGGCGGACAGCTCAGTGGGGATCCGTCCGGTTGAGTGCACTTGGATCAGGTCTGCTGCCAGTTGGCGCTGTGCGTCTGTCAGGTGCTGTGCTTCGTCCAGCACTGCGATGTCGCCGCGGGCCAGCCGGAGGCGGAATTCGCGGCGGGTCAGTTCGTCGGTCCATCCCAGGTTTCGGAGGTCTTCGGTGCTCACCTCGGAGGGGGTGAGGCGGGCTTGCAGGTACAGGCGGCGATCGCCGTGGGGCGGGACGGCTCTGGCTGCGATGTGTCCGTCGTCGATCAGGTCATCGATGACGGACAGTGGCAGGTAGCGCAGGAGCTTTTGCTGGGCTTCGGCTGTGACGTGGCCGTACTGGGTGAGCCTCGTGTAGTCGGCGTAGCGCTGCCATGCTGCATCGGCTTCGTCGTTCTCGTTGTCTGGGGGGCTGCTGTACCTGGCGGGCTTGTAGGCGCGGTCGCTTCCAAGGAGGGTGCGGGCGCGTGCGGCGTGGCGTGGCGTGAGGAGTGCTTCCAGCCAGGTTCCTGCTTGGAGGAGGGTCTGGACCGCGGTGAGCGGAGGCAGTGGCAGTACGGCGGAGACGATGTACTGGGCCAGCTGGTGCGCGGTGGTATCCGGGGTTTGGGTTTCAAGGTGTGGCGCGGGATAGCCGGCGGCCTGTGCTGCAGCGGCTACCGCGCGGGCCGCCTGTTGTGCCGCCTGCCAGGCCGTCTCTGATGTGAATCCGTCGGGGAGTCGCCTGTCCTGAGGACGCGGCGCGGGTGCGGAACCGGGGTGCGGCTGCGTGCTGTCCGTCTGCTGCGGTGTCTGAGGGTTATCTTGCGCTGGAGGGTTCCTGGCTGTTGGTGAGGATCCGGTTGCTCGCGCTTCGATCAGGGCGAGGCGGCGTTGCCGTTCCTGCTCGATCAGGGCCTGCCGGGTCAGCGCTGCGGGCGGGCGGTCTCCGGCTGCGGGGTGTGAGAAGAGGGGGCCGCTGGTCACAGGTCCTCCTCGGCGAACTCCATCAGGGCGCTGGTGACTGCGGCTGGTGTGCGGTCCAGGCAGTATGCGTCGACGAAAGCCGTGCGTTCGGCCAGGCCGTTCGCGGCGATGTAGTCGCCGTACTCCTGCAGTCGCGGCGCCATTGAATTGGGCTGGGCCGATTCCAGTGGATGTTTCACCACCACGGCGAAGGGCTTTTCTACGAACTCGCTGTCTGCGAGGGCGATGCGGCCGGAGGGTGTGTCGTGTAGTTGAGCGGTGAGGTCTGTGCGGTCCTCGGCCCAGCGTTCCAGCAGGCTGCCGTGCGCGCTGGTGTCTGTGGCAAGCGGCCGGCAGCGCAGCACTGCGATCAGGTCTCTTGCGAGCCGCCAGTCGAGCAGCGGGTGAAGCCTCATGTTTGAGTAGTCGCGCAGACAGCGGTAACAGGATCCTCTGCAGTCCCTGGCGTGGTCTGGGCCGAGTTCTGAGAGATATGTGTCGACGGCGTCGAGGAACTCCTCGATGTACTTGGCTGATCCGAGGTGTGTGCTGAATCCTGCGCCGTTCTCGAGGCTGTCGGCGAGGTAGGCGAGTACGGGGGACGCCGCTGATGCGGAGCCGTGGATGCCGGCGAGGAGCTCCTCTGGCTGCACATCGAGGAGCGGTGCTGCCGCGCGGCGCAGAAGCGAGGCGAGTGAGTACCAGGCTGCGCGGCGGCCGTGGTAAGCGTCGCGGAATCCGTGCGGCTGCTCGTACTGGGAGATGTCGAATCGCAGGCCGCGGTCGGTATCGAGCGGTGCCCGTGCACCCAGGAACAGCATGTCGGTGTGCTCTGTGGCTCCCAGGGCTGTTTGGATGTCAGCCTGTGCTTTCGGGCTGTCCACGACGTGGTAGCCGCCCCACGAGCCGTGCACTTTCCTGAACCGGTACAGGCGGCCGTTGTTGCTGTTGACGGTGAACCGGTCACCGCTTCCTGCGTGGACGACGAGCCAGTCGTCGACGCCTCGTTCGACCCGGGGGGCTTCCTTGTCGAGATCTGCTGCCGTACGGGAGCTGGCACCGCCGTGGCCCCATTCACGCACGCCGTCGTAGTCGCGCGGTGTTCCGGCGCGGAAGCCGGCCGGCTCGCGCATCGGCAGTGCGGTGTAGTTGGGGCGGCCCGCTGCCCCGCATGCAGGGCAGGCTTTTTGTTCTTCGCCTTCCTCGTTGAGCAGCTGGATGTGCGCGCACAGGCGGCACAGCGCGACCCACCTCTCGGGACCGAAGGGTTCCTCTTCGGCCCGCGGCTGAGTGCCACCGGGCCGGAAGGAGGCAATTCCCATCGCCTGGTAGAGGCGTCCGTCACGCGGAGTCTCAGAGCCCGGCGCGAACTTGGTCAGTGCGACCGCCAGATTGCGGTCGATGGCGCCAGGCGGGGGCCAGGGGAAGTTCTTCGCAGGCCGTTCTGTGTAGAGATAGCGGACGCGTGTGGGAAAGCCGAACATGGGCAGGAGCCCGGATTCCGCAAGCCGCTGGCTGAGATCGGTGTGGCCAGTACTCAAGGCTGCCTGCTGGTCCACCTGGTCCAGGAGCTCCTGGATGCAGCGGAACGGGTCAATGGCGGCTACCGCCTGCGGCGTTCCCAGCTGGAGTGCGCGCGCCGCTGCTGCGATGTCTGATCGGTTGTCGTCCACCCAGCGGCGTACCCGCTCCCGGTGCACTGGCCAGTCGGCCGCATGCCCGAACTGGCCGTGGATGTTCTTCGTGAGGTCAGGGTCTCGCTTTTGCCGTGCAGCAGCCACTGCGTCGAAGGCCAGCCGGAGCACTTCGCCGAGCAGGACCCGTTTGAAGATGGACGGCATGCCCAGGGCCAGGTACGGCGGCGGGGTCGGGGCATTCGTGATCTCGTCCGGTCTGGCGAAGTAGTGCTCATCGTGGCTTCGCCCCCGGCAGATCGTCAGAGCCGTGGCCGTAGGGCTGCCGCGGCGCCCGGCCCTGCCCACACGCTGCTGGTAGTTGAAACGCGTGGGTGGCATGTTGGCGAGCAGCACCGTGTTGAGGGAGCCCACGTCAACGCCGGCCTCCATGGTGGTCGTCACCGAGAGGACTTCCAGGCCGTCAGCGGCGGGGACGTCGCTCTCACCGAGGAAAACGTTCTGGAACCGGGCCTGGCGTGACTGGGCGTCAATGCGGTCGGTCTGCCCTGTGAGTTCGGCGGCTCGCAGCGTGAAGTTTCCGGTGCGGCTCTGGGCTTTCCAGGCGTAGTAGTCGTCGTTGAGGGGCCCTGCGAAGTGGACGGGGCTGGCGGGGAGCGGGGCCTGGCACTTGGTGCAGAGTCCGGCGCCATGATGGAGATGGGGGCGCCGGCAGTTGCCGCAGATCCAGGCACGCCCTCCCCCTTGGCGCAGGGCAACCTTGCGCGGGTCGATGATGTACTGGGCGACTGCCTGCCCCCACCCGGCGAGCACGCGGTCTTTGACCGTGTCGACATCGGCGCCGTCGCGCTCGGCGACTCGCTTCCACAACCGCAGCAGCGGGGCTGGCGGTTTCTCGGAGCCTGCCCGCAGTTCCCTGAAACGCCGCAGCAGTCCCAGGATTCGCAGGCTGGCCCGGCACAGAGCGACGTCAGATTCTAGTGGCATGTCGAGGGGTGAACGGTCATCTGAAAGGCTGAGCCAGCCGAGTCCGAGCGACTCGAAGTCGCGGTCGGCGCCGGAGAAGAGACCGAAGATGAACTCGCGTCCCAGGCTGTCGTCGATGCGCTTGAGGAACTCCTCCTGCTCCTGTCCCAGTCCGGGCTTGAGGCTGCGGTCGCCCTCCCAGTCGAACAGCGCCGTCCAGGGGATGCCCTTGTGGTCCTGGAGCGAGGCAGCGGGGCCTGCGGGGTTGGCGCCGTATCCCAGCAGGCGTGCGCGCAAGTCGTAGCGCAGGTCCTCGAGCGAGGGCCGTGAGCCGAGAACTGACTCCAGCTCAGGCCGCCGCTCGGGCTCCGCGTCGATCTCGTCGCTGAGGATGTCGCGCAGCGCGGACAGTTCCCGGGGGCGGCGGGCGCGAAGCCTGTGCAGCGCGGCCTTGACCTGCTCGCGGTCGGCTGGCTGGCTGGCGTAGTGGGCCTTGACCAGCTGCAAGTCTGCGAACGGGTCGCCCTGGCTTTCGACGACCTCGGCAGCTATGAGCCTCAGGAGGTCTTGGTAGTGGCGCAGTGAAAGGCCGCTGGCGAGTTCTGCAGCGTCGTCGCGGCTGTCGGAAAAGGCAATGACCTTGCGTTCCCCGTCCGGCATATGGCCGAGAGCTTCGGTGGTGAGCACCTGATTGAGCTTGTCGAAGCCGGTGCGCATCCGGCGCACGGGGGCGCTCCTCAGCCGCGCCGGGTCCTCCAGGCCGATTGGCTTCAG encodes the following:
- a CDS encoding ATP-binding protein, whose product is MPPGSASGPCQAGHRVAFGTSAQWVTRLAESHQAGRLSDELTRLGRIPLIVVDEVGYIPFEPEAANLFFQFISGRYERASVIVTSSRPFGRWGEVFGDDTVAAAMIDRLVHHAEVISLKGDSYRMRGRDLGRVPAANTGE
- a CDS encoding Hsp70 family protein; translation: MTFGIDFGTSNSVVARSDGTNTETVPVDSETVPAQWRQPEFEQLFPSVLAVRDLQRTLCFGWAAKTATAEPVDAVKRMLGTRSAGLEQADPAGTLLEEHHVWLGGEPFRSTAAAASLFAQMKTAAQRRFLDLSEAVVTVPANATGGARYRTRAAARLAGIKVKALLNEPTAAAVSYANDIDIPGRFLIFDWGGGTIDVTVLDYDGKYFEELSSRGIAALGGLEFDEALARIVLKKLGQVPEQLSAGERNRWRRDAELTKIALSRTDAAEVPFDLPNLGTTLTILREEYLAAVSPLIERAMEPLEQCLDDTGIAPDGIDTVLMIGGTSQIPEARQAVGRILGADRIIPAELCHPMTAVARGAAIYSAALDDPDQRNRFSLVTNYDLGTAFDAAPRKGFQPIIRRNRTLVARGERRFTPSRPDAVSVNVEIIEGEAGYPADSDRAFPLAQLEVRLPKPERDPERNAVLVQFRYDHSGILGVKVTHEATKAPLFGGEIDSFGKDGTPLQAGLDSELVRLLSHSEVPFLTDGARARDTQDEPQQAPGEEEPQTPLPTRDADLSVNGVAQQRL
- a CDS encoding ATP-binding protein yields the protein MSTKNGTNQDRTSRDIGSELIYLTEALKAPALRDAAARLAERARGEGWSHEEYLAACLQREVAARDSHGAEGRIRAARFPSRKSLEDFDFDHQRSVKREVIAHLGTLDFVVGKENVIFLGPPGTGKTHLATGLGIRALSGRPPGRLRHLRPVGHPPRRVPSSRASE
- a CDS encoding DEAD/DEAH box helicase, with amino-acid sequence MTEPAELPHRPGATDIPGTFQALRDTLMRYYDTPFAVSDPSVMKERRALLDVDGGAWREPLLELRPQYASSGVSIAESFRTADAHAQAADFARFALPDGVSQLYRHQHDALVAACRDGQDFVVTAGTGSGKTETFMLPVIADLVAESASWTGRGSAQVPWWGTRGGFEPSRTGEDGHPAAMRALILYPTNALADDQLVRLRRALDSDQARGWLDRNRSGHRFYFGRYTGVTPVSGRADALPALDRMRTYMRELEEREQRAADQVHDFIPRVGGAEMHARWDMQHAAPDILVTNYSMLNIMLLRPQEAPVFEATRRWLRTTPQARFTLVLDELHMYRGTAGTEVAYLLRKLRHRLGLDDAPEKFRVLAASASLEAGRDDEFVESFFALPQGRHTVVPGTLVLPGPGPTDLTAHAQNLAHAAGGALEPQQAGRLLQTTGAGDALARVLAPAGKPQAQSLSRTAVQLFPGLSSQAEQAEALHGLLRALGAAADPGQPKLRAHMFFRNIDGIWACSDPQCPDAPADRHPQRRVGKLFRAPTPRCSCGARVLELLYCQNCGDLMLGGFTSPHLLGKDTFRGSLHTDFPDFDQLPDDATGAANAGNYIVYWPRREQPGLDSSEWTGSESNQGAKATFHFRPSRYQPGTGRLANDKAAYTGWSFHVVPEKGKDGKPALDLRGLRALPTRCPACGDDWEMKRARDPKTAVLKPIGLEDPARLRSAPVRRMRTGFDKLNQVLTTEALGHMPDGERKVIAFSDSRDDAAELASGLSLRHYQDLLRLIAAEVVESQGDPFADLQLVKAHYASQPADREQVKAALHRLRARRPRELSALRDILSDEIDAEPERRPELESVLGSRPSLEDLRYDLRARLLGYGANPAGPAASLQDHKGIPWTALFDWEGDRSLKPGLGQEQEEFLKRIDDSLGREFIFGLFSGADRDFESLGLGWLSLSDDRSPLDMPLESDVALCRASLRILGLLRRFRELRAGSEKPPAPLLRLWKRVAERDGADVDTVKDRVLAGWGQAVAQYIIDPRKVALRQGGGRAWICGNCRRPHLHHGAGLCTKCQAPLPASPVHFAGPLNDDYYAWKAQSRTGNFTLRAAELTGQTDRIDAQSRQARFQNVFLGESDVPAADGLEVLSVTTTMEAGVDVGSLNTVLLANMPPTRFNYQQRVGRAGRRGSPTATALTICRGRSHDEHYFARPDEITNAPTPPPYLALGMPSIFKRVLLGEVLRLAFDAVAAARQKRDPDLTKNIHGQFGHAADWPVHRERVRRWVDDNRSDIAAAARALQLGTPQAVAAIDPFRCIQELLDQVDQQAALSTGHTDLSQRLAESGLLPMFGFPTRVRYLYTERPAKNFPWPPPGAIDRNLAVALTKFAPGSETPRDGRLYQAMGIASFRPGGTQPRAEEEPFGPERWVALCRLCAHIQLLNEEGEEQKACPACGAAGRPNYTALPMREPAGFRAGTPRDYDGVREWGHGGASSRTAADLDKEAPRVERGVDDWLVVHAGSGDRFTVNSNNGRLYRFRKVHGSWGGYHVVDSPKAQADIQTALGATEHTDMLFLGARAPLDTDRGLRFDISQYEQPHGFRDAYHGRRAAWYSLASLLRRAAAPLLDVQPEELLAGIHGSASAASPVLAYLADSLENGAGFSTHLGSAKYIEEFLDAVDTYLSELGPDHARDCRGSCYRCLRDYSNMRLHPLLDWRLARDLIAVLRCRPLATDTSAHGSLLERWAEDRTDLTAQLHDTPSGRIALADSEFVEKPFAVVVKHPLESAQPNSMAPRLQEYGDYIAANGLAERTAFVDAYCLDRTPAAVTSALMEFAEEDL